The genome window GCGAGTCCAGCTCGAAGCTTCCCACTCTGATCGCCGGTCTGATCGCGGCAGTGATCGGCGGGCTGTGGTGGCTCATCTTCCACCGCCACCCGAGTCTGTCGAACTGGCTGATCGGTGTTGTTCCGTTCGGCATCGCGCTCTTCGCGCTCTACGCGTTGTTGGAGCGCGTCTTGCCGTCGAACTACTGATCAGCGTTACGACTCGTCGATGAGCGCGATGAGGTCGCCTTCTTGGACGACGCCGTCGGGTTCCACATGGAGCTCCCGCACGACGCCGGGGACCTCAGTGATGACCGGGATCTCCATCTTCATTGACTCGAGGACCACGATCTCGTCACCTTCGGCGACCATCTGACCCTCGTCGACCCGCACTTGCCAGACATTGGCGGTGATCTCGGCGCGGATCTCATGCATGGACGGGAGCGTAGCGTCAGCTACCCACGGGTCGGCTGGGCGCCGCGGCCGCTTGC of Acidimicrobiia bacterium contains these proteins:
- a CDS encoding biotin/lipoyl-binding carrier protein, which gives rise to MHEIRAEITANVWQVRVDEGQMVAEGDEIVVLESMKMEIPVITEVPGVVRELHVEPDGVVQEGDLIALIDES